The Crocosphaera sp. UHCC 0190 DNA segment CTAATAGCATCGTCAATAGCATTAGCTTGATTGGGCTTGATTACCCCTTTCATCTCTAAGACAATCATTGTTTTTCGACCTCAAACAACTATATTATTATGCTAAGTCCTGTAGCACAAGATGTCAAGAGGGAAAGTATGGACGCTGCGCGGTTTGTTTACTGGTCGGGGTTTCATCCCACCGCTAACATCCGTGTAACGGGGGTCTTCACCCCGACATTAAGAGATAAATCATTAAAATTAGCCAGCCAACCAAGGCGAATTTAATACTTTTTCCTTCTCTCAACCATAACCAAACCAAATAACCGCCGCCGATTTCACAAAGCCCCGCTAAGATAAAGTAAATTAAAGACTTGAACATTTTCTAAATTTACATTTATCCCCAAATAAACCGCGCATACCAAAAAGGAATTAACATTCCTAAAGCGATCCAATCTCCTTGAATTAAGCGTAATTGATGCCATTGTACTCGATGTTCATTCGGACTCGTAAACCCCCGAATTTCCATGGCAATTGCAATTTCTTCGGCCCGCATTAATAAGTTTTCTAAGAGTTTTTCAACGACAACTAACCAAACTTGTAAACTGCGTTTAATCCCCAATTTTTGCCAATTAATTGCCCTAGTCCGAATCGATCTAATTAGGTTTTGAACTTCCTCTAAGACTAAGGGAATAAATCGCAAAGAAAGGGTTAAGGTTAATATAATTTCTGTAATCGGAATTTTGAAACGGCGTAAGGGTTCCAGTAAATCTTCTAATCCGGCGGTAATTTCTTCTGGTGCTGTGGTTAATAAATAAAGATTAGTGCTATAAATTAGAATAAAAATCAAGGTGCTAATTCTAATGCCCAAGTCGAGGGAATGACGGGTAATAAATAAGGGTTTTTTGTCTAATAAAACATAACTATATGAGGTTGGTTGAGGGAGAGATAAATTACTCTCTAAAAGTCTAGGTTGAGAGGTAACAGCTAAACCATCAGGTGCTAAAGCTGTAATAAGAAAAACTAGGATAGATAACATGATTAACCAGCCCATTTGTTGTCGCCAAACTCTTAAAGGAATTCGCGCAATTAAGGTTAAGATTATCAATAATCCTACTAATACTAATCGCCACTCGGAATTGCATAAAATAGGGGCAAGTAAAAAGGACATTAACCAAATTAATTTGACCCTAGGATCGAGTTTATGTAACCAAGTTAGGGGTTTTTCAAGATAGAGTCCAATGGGAAGCGATCGCAGTAAATCCATAGTTGATTATTGAGTCGATTTCTCTGACAATTGAAAATTAATAAACCTGGGTTTTGTTTGTAGGGGCGGGTTTTTGTTAAAATCTATGATTTCTACAAATAAGTCAAACTAACCCGCCCTTATCTTCAATTAGTTAGGCTTAGAAACTTAAGAATTATTTTTAGTTTTGACTAATCTTATTATCTCACAATGTTCGATACAATAGGTAAAGGAGTTAGCATTTATTGTATTTTTTAGTTCATGAGATGAGTTAATTTGCTTGGGAAGAAAGGGATAATGAAACGATTTTATCAAAAAACAGTCCTATTTATCTTATCATTTATCCTGGGATTCTGGGGATTAATTGCGTGTAATCCTTCCCTTAAAATTGAGCGACCTCAACCTTTACCCCAAGATTCCTTAATTCAAGTTTATTTTAACCAAAATCAAGCTAAAGGGGCTGATTATACCGATCCCTATCGTCAAATTAACCGTCCTGGGGATAATTTAGAAGATATTCTCATTAATACTCTGAATTCTGCCCAGTCAAGCGTTGATATGGCCGTTCAAGAATTTCGGTTGCCAAACCTAGCAAAAGCCCTAGTTAAACAAGCTAAAAAAGGGGTTAAAGTTCGTGTTATTTTAGAAAATAGCTATAACCAGTCTATTAGTCAGTTTACTCCAGAAATAGTTGCTCAAATGGAAGCAAGGGAGAAACAAAGATATGACCAATATTTTGAATTTATTGACCTTGATAACAACAAACTAATTACTGATGAAGAACTGAATAAACGGGATGCCTTAACTATTTTAAATCAAGGTAATATACCAATTATTGATGATACAGAAGATGGTTCAAAAGGAACTGGTTTAATGCACCATAAATTCATGATTGTTGATGGGAAAATAGTAATTATAAGTTCTGCTAATTTTACCTTAAGCGGGGTTCATGGTGATTTTGATGCCCCAGAAACCAGAGGCAATGCTAACAATTTACTTAAGATTCAATCCTCAGAATTAGCTCAAATTTTTACCGAAGAATTTAATCTGATGTGGGGCGATGGAATGGGAGGAAAAAAAGATAGTAAATTTGGCATCAATAAACCCCCACGATCACCCAAAAAATTAACCATTGGCACATCACAAGTTACGGTTAAATTTTCCCCCAATTCATCAAAAGACAATTGGGAAATTACAACCAATGGATTAATTGGCGAAACCTTAAATAAGGCACAAAACTCAGTTAATTTAGCCCTATTTGTATTTAGTGAACAACAACTTGCTAATATTCTCGAAAACAAACATAATCAAGCTGTAGAAATTAAAGCATTAATTGATCCAGAATTTGCCTTTCGGAGTTACAGCGAAGGGTTAGATATGTTAGGGGTTGCTGTCAGTAATAACTGTCAATATGAAAAAGATAATAAACCTTGGACACAAAACATTAATACCGTTGGCATTTCTAACCTTCCCAAAGGAGATAAACTCCATCATAAATTTGGTATTATTGATGATAATATGATAATTACAGGTTCTCATAATTGGTCAGCCTCAGCTAACTTTCAAAATGATGAGACATTAATAATAATTAAAAATCCGACAATTACTGCTCATTATCTGAAAGAATTTGAGAAATTATATAATAATTCCACCTTGGGTATTCCTGAATTTATCAATAATAAAATCAAAAAAGATGATCAAAACTGCCCTAATCTATTAGAAACAGAAAAACAAGATAATGAAACAAAAATTATCAATTTAAACACAGCCACACAAGCAGAATTAGAAACCTTACCAGGAGTGGGAGAACAATTAGCAATTAGAATTATTGAAGCCCGTCAAACTCAAAAATTCACTTCTCTAGAAGACTTAAAAAAAGTCAAAGGAATCGGTAAAAATAAGAGTAAAAAATTAGATGGGAAAGTTACTTGGTAAGTCTAAAATTAACACCGAAATACAGCCTCAAGGCTGATTCTACAAAAAAGAACAAAGGCTGTATAAACAGCCTAATTATAAGCCCGTGCAGACGGGCTTTGTCTATATAGCTTAACCCTTTAGGGTTCAAGTGTATAATTGCCAATAGTTTAACATCCTAGGTTCAGCAAAACCTAATTAATCAAACAGATTCCGCCTGTAAATCCTCAATTAATTGGGCTAAATGATGACGACTAGCTTGATAAATTTCTCCACAAAATTCACAAGTTGCCTCTGCCCCATCATCCTTTTCAATCATATCCTGTAATTCCACTTCTCCCAGTAATTTTAAAGCCCCTAAAACTCGACTAAAAGAACAACGACAATCAAAGCGCAACATCTGAACTTCTGGGAAAATAACTAACCCTAAATCCCCCAATAATTCCTCGAAAATATCCGGTAAAGTTTTCCCTGCTCTTAACAGTGGCGTAAACCCTGAAAGTTTGCCCACACGGGACTCTAAGACAGTCACTAATTCTTCATCTCTAGCCGCTTTAGGCATAACTTGTAATAGCAAGCCCCCGGCTGCTGTCACCCCTTCTGACCCCACAAATACCCCTAATAATAAGGCCGAAGGAGTCTGCTCAGAAGTCGCTAAATAATGAGTCACATCGTCCCCCACTTCCCCAGATACTAATTCAACTGTACTGGAATAGGGATAACCATAACCAATATCTCGTACCACATAGAGAAAACCCTCGTTGCCGATCGCCCTTCCCACATCCAATTTACCCAAAGGGTTAGGGGGTAATTCCACATCAGGATGAGCGACATAACCCCTTACCGTCCCATCTAACCCCGCATCCACTAACAACCCCCCCAAGGGGCCATTACCTTTGATTCTGAGGTTAACACGGGAGCCTTCTCGTTTCATATTAGACGCTAATAAGAGGCCCGCAGTCATCGCCCGTCCCAAAGCAGCAGTCGCCACATAGGAAAGCTTGTGTCGTTGTCTTGCGTCTTCTGTGAGTCGGGTAGAAATGATACCGACTGCCCGAATACCGCCATCTGCTGCCATTGCTCGTATCAGTTGATCCGCCATGAAAATCCTTACATTTCTTAATGTCTTTTTTGATCTAACATAACAAAGTTTGGCACGAATTTGTGTCATTACTTAGGTGAGGACGAAGGAACGATACAATAGAAAGTTGTCCTAAATTATCTCAACTACTTTTACATCTATGAATACCACCACCGACGACAAAACCATTGTCAAAGATTACTTTAACGCCACAGGATTCGACCGTTGGCGCAGAATTTATGGCGATGGGGAAGTTAACAAAGTTCAAAAAAATATTCGCCTAGGACATCAACAAACCATTGATACAGTAATCGACTGGTTAGAAACTGATGGAAACTTGGCAGATTTATCGATTTGTGATGCTGGATGTGGGGTAGGAAGTTTAAGCATTCCTCTAGCAAAATCTGGGGCGAAAATTTTTGCCAGTGATATTTCCGAAAAAATGGTACAAGAGGCAACAGAAAGAGCAAAAAGCACCTTAGAAAATGCGAATAATGTAACTTTTTCGGTGCAGGATTTAGAAGGGTTAACAGGTAAATATCACACCGTTATTTGTTTAGATGTTTTAATTCATTATCCTCAAGAAGATGCAGCTAAAATGATCACTCATTTAGCCTCTTTAGCTGAATCTCGTTTAATCCTAAGTTTTGCACCCAAAACCCTTTGTTTAACCCTTCTTAAAAAGATTGGTGAATTTTTTCCTGGCCCTAGTAAAACCACTCGCGCCTATCAACACAAAGAAAAAGATATCATTGCAATCTTAGAAAGTAATGGCTTTAAAATTAAACGTGAAGGTATGACAAGCACCAATTTTTATTATTCTCGAATTCTCGAAGCCGTTAAAGAATAAATGTAGGGGTCAACGGCCGTTGACCCTTACCCTTCTGTTAAAATATTGTTGTCACGGTACTTAATTCCATGCCACTTACAACGCAACAACTGATTGAATGGAAACAGCAAGGCCGTCCCCTGGTAGTTTTAACGGCTTGGGATTATGCCTTTGCTCAACTGTTAGATATGGCCGGAATTGATATTATTTTAGTGGGGGATTCTTTGGCCATGGTTGCCCTCGGCCATGACACAACCTTACCCGTTACTCTTGATGAAATGTTACACCATGCGGCCGCTGTGCGTCGTGGGGTCAAACGGGCTTTAGTTGTCTGCGATTTACCCTTTTTAAGCTATCAGGAAAGCGTCAGTCAAGCCATTCATGCCGCAGGAAGGGTTTTGAAAGAAACAGGGGTGCAAGGGGTTAAATTAGAAGGGGGACACCCTGCCGCAGTAGAAACCGTGGCCCGATTAACTGATATTGGTATTCCTGTCATGGCCCATGTCGGGTTAACGCCTCAATCTGTCCATCGTTTGGGCTATCGTCAACAGGGCAAAACTGAAGCAGAAGCCGAGCGCATTCTTTCAGAGGCGATCGCATTATCTGAAGCGGGAGCCTTTGCCATAGTATTAGAGCATATTCCGTCCCAATTGTCAAGAGCAATTACCGCAAAAATTCCGATTCCTACCATTGGGATTGGTGCAGGGCCGGACTGTGATGGTCAAGTATTAGTTACCGCAGATTTATTAGGATTGTCCCCTAAAAAACCTCCTTTTGCTAAGTCTTATGTTAATTTAAGAGAGATTATTACTGAGGCGGTTGGGGAATTTGCCAAAGAAGTCCGAGAGGGTCAATTTCCTGAGTCTTAAAGAGTGTTTATAAATCAATTGTTTTAACAAATTTTCAATTTCTTCATCTGTAAAACCAAATTGTCTAAAAATACGCAAAACATAAGCAGGAGACATTTCTTTTGCACCTATATCTATGGGAACGATTCGACGCTTTTGATCAACTTCTCGAAGATATAAACGATGATCTCCTTTTCCTTCTCGATGAAATTTACAGCCTCCTTTTTCTAGAATTTTAATTAGTGCTTTAGGTTTGAGAGAAGGAATATTTTTAGGCATAAACTTTTCTCAGTTCGTAGGTTTCAGAAGATTCAGGATCTTCGATGGTTAAGAATTCATGAAGTTCATCAATATGAATTGGACTGGAATAAACATTGTCTTCGCTGCGATAAACTTCTAAAAAAGATTCTATCGCTTCTTTAAGTTTATCAATAGCTTGTTCTGGTGTTTCTCCTTGTCCAACTAATCCATTTTCGAGACATAATGAAACCCAATAACCTGAACTTTCTCTGAGAATTACTGTGTAAAACATCATGCTCATTTTCCTTTGATTATTTTGGTTTAAAAACATTTCGACTAGCTTGAATTATATATCTTTCCATTCTCTAGCGTCAATAAACATATTAATAAACTTTATCAACTTTAGCAAATCTAATAATTATCGCGCCTAGTTTCTGACATTTTCTAATCAAAAAATTTTGCCAAGGGGTTGCATTATCCCGAAAAGTGTGAGTTAATTAAATTTAATGCTTCATAATGGGAATATTACGATGTAACCATAAAAGCAAACAATTTCCATTATGAAACATAATACCACAAACCGCAACCCTGTGGATCATTGAAACGAAAAATTTAAGATTTTTTTCAACTTAATAAAAATTTATGAATAGCCTTAGCCACGCCATCAAATTCTACATCAGGAGCAACCCATTTAGCAACCTGTTTCACCTCTTTCGGTGCATCACCCATAGCAATACCTAGCCCCACATATTGTAACATTTCCAAATCATTAAAATTATCGCCGATCGCCATCACTTGATCAGAGGTTAATTGTAATAATTCTTCAGCCAAAAACTTCACACCAAACCCCTTATTTGCGTTGGGATGAGTCGCTTCAAAATAAATTGGGGTTGATTGAGTAACATAAAGCTGATCACGGGAATAACGCTGTCGTAAATCAGATAATAACTTACCCATTAATTGAGACTTCCCAATGGCTAAAACCTTTGTGGTTTCCAAAGCAACAATGGAGCGTAAATCTTCTACTACAATTGGCTCAATGCCTGAGCGTTTCCGATAAACTTCCGTTCTAGCAGTAAACTCTCGAACATATAAACGATCATCAATATAACAATGAACCTCTAATTTTTTCAGCCAATGAGGTTGTTCAAAATAGTCCAATAACTGTAAAGCAATATCAGGAGAAACGGGAAAATGATGATGACGAATACCCGTCAAGGGACATTGAATCCAGGCCCCATTATAAGCAATAATCGGTAATTCAGAGGCAATTAACCCATGAAACCGTAGAGCAGAATAATACATTCTCCCCGTTGCCAAAGCCACTTGAATTCCTTGAGTTTGAGCCAATTTAATCGCATCTTTAACCGATTGACTGACAGTGTTAGATTTGCCAGCAATGGTTCCATCAATATCAAGAACTAATAAACGAATCGTCATCTTTCACATTTTTAGGGAACTATGGAACAATTGCAGTTTAGGCAGCTTGGGCCTCAAGAATAAGAATCTCGTTACACTATAAATAGGGTTCAAAGGAATTGTAACCCATTAGTATCGAAATCATCTCTATTGTTGTATGTTTAACAAACTCAAGCCTTTTTTGAAATCCTTACTCATTCTTAGCCTAGTCCTAATCTTGTCTCTAGGGGACATTAGCAGTGCCTTAGCCGCCCGTAGTGGGGGTCGAATAGGCGGGGGATCATTTAGAAGTCCTAGTCGTAGCTATAGCTCTCCTGGTGGGAGTTATCGTGGAGGAGGTTATGGTTATGGTGGGGGAGGGTTTGGCTTTCCCTTCTTAATCCCCTTCTTTGGGTTTGGCGGTTTTGGGAGTTTATTCACCATTCTCATTTTCATTGCTTTGGCTAACTTTTTAATTAAAACTGTAGGCAATCTAAGTGGACAAGGGAACGGAAACGAGGATAACTATCTTCAAGTCTCTGTGGCTAAAGTTCAAGTAGGATTATTAGCCAGTGGACGTTATCTTCAAAAAGAACTCAATGAACTAGCCGAAACAGCAGATACCGATACCGCAGTCGGACGCGCTATGGTACTGCAAGAAGCCAGTCTTGCGTTACTCCGTCACCCCGAATATTGGGTTTATGGGTTGAGCGAAGCACAAACAGCTTCTATGAATGCAGCAGAAAGCAAGTTCAATCAAATGGCCTTGACAGAAAGGAGTAAATTCACCGCAGAAACCCTATCTAATGTCAATAACCAATTGAGACAGAGTGCGCCAAGCAACTTATTAGAAGGGACACAAGAGTCATCCTTATTAACGGAGTCCCGTGAGTATATTGTGGTGTCTTTAATTGTGGGAGTTGCCGGAAAATTAGAACTGCCGACCATTAATGAAGCAGAAGATTTACGTTCAGCACTGCAAAAAATTGCAGGTATGGGAGGCGATAGTTTATTGGCCATGGAAATTCTCTGGACTCCCCAAGCAGAAGCCGACACCTTAACCACCGACGATATTTTGGCCCATTATCCAAATTTGAGATTAGTTTAGAGACAAAACACTGTAGAGGCAATTCATGAATTGCCTCTATATTACTGGTGGAAAGGAGGAAATAAGGTATTATCCGAAATTCTTATTAAAGATTGTGTGAACTCCGCAAATTACTTAAGTAAATCTAGCTGTTAAGCCAATCAAATCATCTATTTCCCTGAAATAACCCGCCGTATTTTTACGAATTCATGGATTATTCTGGGAAATTTTTGACCAATATGTTTGTTAAGGAAGATTTTGGGGAACTTTAAAACTAGCAGAGAGAAAGACAAGATAACGCTCTCAATCTGTTCTGAGCAAGGGGTAAATTATCATTTGCCTCCCGTTCAGATTATATTTCCGTAGTTTCTCTAAACCTCGATTAAGTGGGATTTTGTGATGCAAGTGCAAGCAGTAAATTTAGGGGTAAATGTCAGTATGCTCAGCGCAACCAATCGTCTTTTTTGTCGTTTGGATGGCTTGAGTCCCGCAGTGCGAGAACAAAAGCGAGTCAACACCTTAAAACAGTTAGGACTATTGGACACTGAAACCATTCCCATCTTTGAGGAAGCCACCCAAACTGCTGCTCGCTTCATAGAAGCCCCTATCTGTATTTTAGGGACAATGGTTAAGGATGACCTCTGGCTAAAGTCAGCCGTCGGGTTATCAAGATTAGGCTTGATGAATCAATTGGCATCATCTCGACGCATTCCTCGCCAAGAAGCTTTTAGCACCTATATTGTTGACAGTGAACAACCCTTAGTCATCAATGATACCTTACAAGATCCGATTTTTGCTCGTAGTGCCTTAGTGCAACATTATGGAATTCGGGCATTTTTAGGCACTCCCTTAATCACAGCAGAAGGGGAATGTATCGGAGCTTT contains these protein-coding regions:
- a CDS encoding energy-coupling factor transporter transmembrane component T family protein — its product is MDLLRSLPIGLYLEKPLTWLHKLDPRVKLIWLMSFLLAPILCNSEWRLVLVGLLIILTLIARIPLRVWRQQMGWLIMLSILVFLITALAPDGLAVTSQPRLLESNLSLPQPTSYSYVLLDKKPLFITRHSLDLGIRISTLIFILIYSTNLYLLTTAPEEITAGLEDLLEPLRRFKIPITEIILTLTLSLRFIPLVLEEVQNLIRSIRTRAINWQKLGIKRSLQVWLVVVEKLLENLLMRAEEIAIAMEIRGFTSPNEHRVQWHQLRLIQGDWIALGMLIPFWYARFIWG
- a CDS encoding DUF655 domain-containing protein encodes the protein MKRFYQKTVLFILSFILGFWGLIACNPSLKIERPQPLPQDSLIQVYFNQNQAKGADYTDPYRQINRPGDNLEDILINTLNSAQSSVDMAVQEFRLPNLAKALVKQAKKGVKVRVILENSYNQSISQFTPEIVAQMEAREKQRYDQYFEFIDLDNNKLITDEELNKRDALTILNQGNIPIIDDTEDGSKGTGLMHHKFMIVDGKIVIISSANFTLSGVHGDFDAPETRGNANNLLKIQSSELAQIFTEEFNLMWGDGMGGKKDSKFGINKPPRSPKKLTIGTSQVTVKFSPNSSKDNWEITTNGLIGETLNKAQNSVNLALFVFSEQQLANILENKHNQAVEIKALIDPEFAFRSYSEGLDMLGVAVSNNCQYEKDNKPWTQNINTVGISNLPKGDKLHHKFGIIDDNMIITGSHNWSASANFQNDETLIIIKNPTITAHYLKEFEKLYNNSTLGIPEFINNKIKKDDQNCPNLLETEKQDNETKIINLNTATQAELETLPGVGEQLAIRIIEARQTQKFTSLEDLKKVKGIGKNKSKKLDGKVTW
- the hslO gene encoding Hsp33 family molecular chaperone HslO, with product MADQLIRAMAADGGIRAVGIISTRLTEDARQRHKLSYVATAALGRAMTAGLLLASNMKREGSRVNLRIKGNGPLGGLLVDAGLDGTVRGYVAHPDVELPPNPLGKLDVGRAIGNEGFLYVVRDIGYGYPYSSTVELVSGEVGDDVTHYLATSEQTPSALLLGVFVGSEGVTAAGGLLLQVMPKAARDEELVTVLESRVGKLSGFTPLLRAGKTLPDIFEELLGDLGLVIFPEVQMLRFDCRCSFSRVLGALKLLGEVELQDMIEKDDGAEATCEFCGEIYQASRHHLAQLIEDLQAESV
- the bchM gene encoding magnesium protoporphyrin IX methyltransferase codes for the protein MNTTTDDKTIVKDYFNATGFDRWRRIYGDGEVNKVQKNIRLGHQQTIDTVIDWLETDGNLADLSICDAGCGVGSLSIPLAKSGAKIFASDISEKMVQEATERAKSTLENANNVTFSVQDLEGLTGKYHTVICLDVLIHYPQEDAAKMITHLASLAESRLILSFAPKTLCLTLLKKIGEFFPGPSKTTRAYQHKEKDIIAILESNGFKIKREGMTSTNFYYSRILEAVKE
- the panB gene encoding 3-methyl-2-oxobutanoate hydroxymethyltransferase, which codes for MPLTTQQLIEWKQQGRPLVVLTAWDYAFAQLLDMAGIDIILVGDSLAMVALGHDTTLPVTLDEMLHHAAAVRRGVKRALVVCDLPFLSYQESVSQAIHAAGRVLKETGVQGVKLEGGHPAAVETVARLTDIGIPVMAHVGLTPQSVHRLGYRQQGKTEAEAERILSEAIALSEAGAFAIVLEHIPSQLSRAITAKIPIPTIGIGAGPDCDGQVLVTADLLGLSPKKPPFAKSYVNLREIITEAVGEFAKEVREGQFPES
- a CDS encoding type II toxin-antitoxin system HicB family antitoxin is translated as MMFYTVILRESSGYWVSLCLENGLVGQGETPEQAIDKLKEAIESFLEVYRSEDNVYSSPIHIDELHEFLTIEDPESSETYELRKVYA
- a CDS encoding Cof-type HAD-IIB family hydrolase, which translates into the protein MTIRLLVLDIDGTIAGKSNTVSQSVKDAIKLAQTQGIQVALATGRMYYSALRFHGLIASELPIIAYNGAWIQCPLTGIRHHHFPVSPDIALQLLDYFEQPHWLKKLEVHCYIDDRLYVREFTARTEVYRKRSGIEPIVVEDLRSIVALETTKVLAIGKSQLMGKLLSDLRQRYSRDQLYVTQSTPIYFEATHPNANKGFGVKFLAEELLQLTSDQVMAIGDNFNDLEMLQYVGLGIAMGDAPKEVKQVAKWVAPDVEFDGVAKAIHKFLLS
- a CDS encoding DUF1517 domain-containing protein; translation: MFNKLKPFLKSLLILSLVLILSLGDISSALAARSGGRIGGGSFRSPSRSYSSPGGSYRGGGYGYGGGGFGFPFLIPFFGFGGFGSLFTILIFIALANFLIKTVGNLSGQGNGNEDNYLQVSVAKVQVGLLASGRYLQKELNELAETADTDTAVGRAMVLQEASLALLRHPEYWVYGLSEAQTASMNAAESKFNQMALTERSKFTAETLSNVNNQLRQSAPSNLLEGTQESSLLTESREYIVVSLIVGVAGKLELPTINEAEDLRSALQKIAGMGGDSLLAMEILWTPQAEADTLTTDDILAHYPNLRLV